AAAGAAGCCCTTCGCCATGGCTGGCGTACCGCAGCCTGGGCTGGGTTGATGAATCCTGTTGCCTACTATCTGGTGCTGTTTGCCGCTTACGACCGGCTGCCAGGCCAAGAAGCCATGGCACTGAATTATACCTGGGCGCTGGCAATGGCGCTTCTGGCGGTGCCGATCCTAGGGCAGCGGCTCACAAGGATGGATGTAATTGCAGGACTTATTGCCTACGCAGGTGTTTGGGTAATAGCAACCCGCGGCAATGTCTTCAATGTTGTTTTCGCAGACCCACTTGGAGTCGTGTTTGCACTTGTCTCAACGCTTTTGTGGGCGCTCTACTGGCTGCTGAATGCGCGAGATGAGCGAGCGCCTTTAATCGCCCAATGGCAGAATTTTAGCGTCGGTTTGCCAGTGTTAACGTTGCTACTGTTAGTTGGCCCCGGACTCAACTGGCATGGCTGGCAAGCCCTAGGAGCGGGTATCTACGTCGGACTTTTCGAAATGGGGGTGGCGTTTATACTGTGGCAAATGGCGGTTCGAAAGGTGTCTCGCACGGCCAAGGTGTCTAATCTGATCTTTCTTTCGCCCCCGGTTTCCTTGCTGCTGCTCTATTTGGTGGTCGATGAGCCGCTGTTAGCATCCACGTTTGTCGGGTTAATGCTGATTCTACTGGGGCTAGCACTGCAGCAACTGCAGTCGAAGCCTAGTATTTGATACCAAGCAAAAAGCTGCTAAGTAATGTTTTTTTAGGATTTGTATTGTAAAATTTTGTTAACTTTGGCTTCATAGCATCGGCTTTGCAGCTAATGCCATTAAATTAAGCTAGGTAAATGCGCTAATTCGTATCACTGAGTCGTATCAATACTAATTAGTATGAGGTATTGACCAGAGGGCGAAGTAAAAAAGAGTCAAGGGTGCCCCAGGGTTGGTGGCGTTTAGCAGCTATTTCTTCAGCAGCGTAAATATTCATTAGGGATCTATGGCGATGAAAGACGGTATTAAAACGACACTAAAAACTTTGTTTTTACAGCGCGCTATTCGACCGCTTACGGTCACTACTCTGGCTTGTCTTCCTCTCACTGTTTTGGCTCAGTCGTTACCAGCAACGCTTTACGCGCCTGGTACCACCGATCTGTCGAGCACCATTCAACAAGCTATTGTTACCAATCCACAGGTAAATGCATCCTGGGCTAATTTTAGTGCCTCTGGAAGTGATATCCGAGTTGCCCAGGGCGGCTATTTGCCCTCGATTGATGTCAGCGCTGGTGTCGGCAGGCAAGATCAGCAAAATGATGGTCGCGGTAGTTACGATAGTGATTTTGCTGAGCTGACCTTAACCCAAATGGTTTTCGATGGCTTTGCCACTCGCAGTGAAGTTGAGCGCTTAGATCGTGCTCGGTTAGTCGCCTATTTCGAACTTTTGGGTGCTAGTGAAGAAGTTGCCCTTGACGCTTTTCGTACCTATCTAGATGTGTTGCGCTATCGCGAGTTGGTAAGCTTAGCGCAGGATAACTACCGTGAACACCAGCGAGTATTTGCTCAGATTGAAGAGCGGGCACTTTCTGGTGCAGGGCGGGGGGTTGACCTTGAGCAGATTAGTGGCCGCTTAGCGTTGGCCGAATCAAACTTAATGTCTGAAGCGTCAAACCTTCACGATGTTACTGCACGCTTCCAGCGAATTGTTGGTGCGCTGCCAGCCCAAAACATGACGCCCGCGCCGTCTCTTGCCGCTGAGTTGCCTACCGATGTCAGTCAAGCTATTGAGCTGGCGTTCCAGGGTAACCCTGAGTTTCATGCGGCGATTGAGAATATTGCCGTGCAACGCGCTGAGCGTGAGGGCGCTCGTGCTGCCTTTATGCCTCGCTTAGATATTCAAGGGCGCACAGGTACTAATAACCAAGATGATGCCGTTGGTGGTCGTCGTGATGAGCACAGCATTCAGCTTGTCGCGAGCATGAACCTCTATCGCGGTGGCTCTGACTATGCTGCCTTCAATGCGGCTACCACAAGAATTGAAGAGGCTGATAGCCAGCGCGAAACGGCGTGCACCAATGTCAGACAAACAACTCAAATCGCCTATAACGATACGCAGCGCCTCAACGAGCAATTGGAATACTTAAACGAACACCGGCAGTCAATTGACCGTGTGCGTGGTGCTTATCAGCAGCAGTTTGATATTGGCCAGCGGACGCTTTTAGACGTACTGGACAGTGAGAACGAGTTTTTTGAAGCAAGCCGTGCCTATGCGAATGCGCAGTTTGACTTAACGCTGGCTCAAGCACGGACGCTGGCGGCGATGGGGCAGCTAATGCAAACCCTACAAGTCGCCCGTGATGATATTCCTAGTCTTGATGAGCTTGGCTATGAAGACATCTCTTCTCGTGCAGAGATGGCGTGCGCCGTCGATGGGCCGCGTGGTTTCACGCTTGAAGACTTTACCCGTGGCATTTAGTGGCTGATGAGCGGCGGCCATTAGGTCGCCGCATTGTGGGCATGCCCACTGGTGAAACTTCAGTGAATGATTTTTCCGACCAATTCATTAGGATGACGAGGCCTCAGTGACGCAACGTAAGCTGGAAGTATCTCGGACTGACCACGGCAGTGATCAGGAAAAACACGATGAGTTACTGGAGTGTTTAAAGGCAGTTGCTTCATATTATCAGCACGAAGTGTCATCAGAGGCCTTAAAAGCGGGCCTGCCTTTAGAGCAAGGGAAGTTAATTCCTTCTGTCTTTGGGCGAGCCGCCTCGCGAGCAGGGCTTACTGCGCATATTGTGAAAAGTAAGCTTTCGGGACTAAATCCTGCCCTATTTCCCGCAATTTTATTGCTGGAGCCGGGGCGTGCTTGTGTGTTGCTTGGGTTGGATCTCAAGCAGCAAAAAGCAAAAGTGATTTTTCCTGAGTTGTCAGAAGCTGACACGGAAGTATCACTAGAAGAACTTCACGCTGGTTACAGCGGTGAAGCCATCTATGTGCGTCCAAAATTTCGAGTTGATAGTGCCTCCGAACCGGGTGTTAAAAAACGCGGTGACCAGCACTGGTTTTGGGGCGTTATTCGTGAAAATCGTCGTCTTTATCGCGACATCGTTTTAGGTTCAGTCGCGATCAATTTGTTCGCGCTGGCGATGCCGCTATTTGTGCTGAACGTTTATGACCGTGTCGTACCCAACCAGGCCACTGAAACACTCTGGGTGCTGGCAATCGGTATTTTTATCGTACTGTGCTTTGACCTAGCGTTACGCTTAATGCGTAGCAGCTTTGTTGATTTAGCAGCCAGTCGGGCAGACGTAAAACTCTCATCGTCTATTATGGCGAAAACGTTGGGGTTGCGCTTAGAGGAGCGGCCAGCGTCAACAGGTTCGTTTACCTCAACGCTTCAATCGTTTGAATCGGTGCGGGCGTTTATCGGCTCTGCAACCATTCTTGGCATAGTGGATTTGCCCTTTGTACTGCTTTTTGCGGCCATCATTGCACTGATCAACCCCTGGCTTGTCTTGCCAGTGCTCATAGGGATTGTTTTCGTGCTTTTATATGCCCTTGCAGCACAAGGCAAGCTGCATGAGCTTTCACAAACGACTTGGGAGGTGGGTGCTCAACGTAACGCCTTATTAGTGGAGTCTGTTTCCCAATTAGAAAACGTTAAGGCGTTGCGAGCGGAAAGCCGTATTCAGCGACACTGGGAAAAAGCATCTGCTTTTCTATCCAGAACCGGGGCTCAGCTCAAAATGGTAAGCTCCTCGGTTTCAAGCGTTGCTCAGTGGGCTCAGCACAGCGTAGCTGTGTGCGTCATTATCATCGGGGTCTATCAAATTATTGAAGGCAACTTGACCCAAGGTGGGTTGATTGCTGCCTATATGCTTTCTTC
This genomic window from Halomonas sp. TD01 contains:
- a CDS encoding DMT family transporter, translated to MNQDRQAVLYGLGAVALWSTVATAFKVALTWMSPLELMWLAALVSWAFMFVLVVRQGHLKEALRHGWRTAAWAGLMNPVAYYLVLFAAYDRLPGQEAMALNYTWALAMALLAVPILGQRLTRMDVIAGLIAYAGVWVIATRGNVFNVVFADPLGVVFALVSTLLWALYWLLNARDERAPLIAQWQNFSVGLPVLTLLLLVGPGLNWHGWQALGAGIYVGLFEMGVAFILWQMAVRKVSRTAKVSNLIFLSPPVSLLLLYLVVDEPLLASTFVGLMLILLGLALQQLQSKPSI
- a CDS encoding TolC family outer membrane protein — encoded protein: MKDGIKTTLKTLFLQRAIRPLTVTTLACLPLTVLAQSLPATLYAPGTTDLSSTIQQAIVTNPQVNASWANFSASGSDIRVAQGGYLPSIDVSAGVGRQDQQNDGRGSYDSDFAELTLTQMVFDGFATRSEVERLDRARLVAYFELLGASEEVALDAFRTYLDVLRYRELVSLAQDNYREHQRVFAQIEERALSGAGRGVDLEQISGRLALAESNLMSEASNLHDVTARFQRIVGALPAQNMTPAPSLAAELPTDVSQAIELAFQGNPEFHAAIENIAVQRAEREGARAAFMPRLDIQGRTGTNNQDDAVGGRRDEHSIQLVASMNLYRGGSDYAAFNAATTRIEEADSQRETACTNVRQTTQIAYNDTQRLNEQLEYLNEHRQSIDRVRGAYQQQFDIGQRTLLDVLDSENEFFEASRAYANAQFDLTLAQARTLAAMGQLMQTLQVARDDIPSLDELGYEDISSRAEMACAVDGPRGFTLEDFTRGI
- a CDS encoding type I secretion system permease/ATPase yields the protein MTQRKLEVSRTDHGSDQEKHDELLECLKAVASYYQHEVSSEALKAGLPLEQGKLIPSVFGRAASRAGLTAHIVKSKLSGLNPALFPAILLLEPGRACVLLGLDLKQQKAKVIFPELSEADTEVSLEELHAGYSGEAIYVRPKFRVDSASEPGVKKRGDQHWFWGVIRENRRLYRDIVLGSVAINLFALAMPLFVLNVYDRVVPNQATETLWVLAIGIFIVLCFDLALRLMRSSFVDLAASRADVKLSSSIMAKTLGLRLEERPASTGSFTSTLQSFESVRAFIGSATILGIVDLPFVLLFAAIIALINPWLVLPVLIGIVFVLLYALAAQGKLHELSQTTWEVGAQRNALLVESVSQLENVKALRAESRIQRHWEKASAFLSRTGAQLKMVSSSVSSVAQWAQHSVAVCVIIIGVYQIIEGNLTQGGLIAAYMLSSRAMAPVSQAAALLAQYHQSSTALESLNGVMAKSVERHEGKAYVEKPSFTGSIRLEKVTLRYPNEEREALRDVSISIKAGEKVALLGRIGCGKSSLNKLVLGFYQPISGAVLVDGVDIRQLDPLQLRRHIGYVPQDVSLFAGTLRDNIVAGGGNDRVDDEALLRAIEIAGLESLVNSHPKGVDLEVGERGQALSGGQKQAVAIARAVVQDPPILLLDEPTSSMDNASEEAFKANLTNVAPGKTILVVTHRTSLLSLVDRIIVMDAGKVVADGPRDTVVEALRKGQIGRAS